From Amycolatopsis sp. YIM 10, the proteins below share one genomic window:
- a CDS encoding S1 family peptidase encodes MRRRNLLSLTATACLVLSAVTAGTAAAAPDASPGLVSAMQRDLGLTADQARARMADEAVASRVLPVAQAAAGAAFGGAWFDPGRGKLVVGVTDPAAADAVENTGAVTTPVSISAAELDAVKATIDAGKAPAEVSGWRADPRAGSVVITVQSGASSPELTAFLEKAREAGPVTVETGPKPVSFAAGTVGGDPFYINGNTRCSIGFSVHGGFVTAGHCGGVGSSVTGWDGSAMGTFKGSSFPGDDLAYVGIGHGWWTAPVVLGWGTVSDALVRGSWVAPPGTSVCRSGSTTHWHCGTVLAHNETVNYAQGAVHQMTKTSVCAQPGDSGGSFITGDQAQGVTSGGWGNCSSGGETWFQPVNEILQRYGLSLVTA; translated from the coding sequence ATGCGTCGAAGAAACCTGCTCTCCCTGACCGCGACGGCCTGCCTGGTGCTGTCCGCTGTCACCGCCGGAACTGCCGCCGCCGCACCGGATGCGTCGCCAGGGCTCGTCTCGGCGATGCAACGCGACCTCGGCCTGACGGCCGATCAGGCACGCGCCCGGATGGCCGACGAAGCCGTCGCGAGCCGCGTGCTGCCGGTGGCGCAGGCGGCCGCCGGGGCCGCGTTCGGCGGTGCCTGGTTCGACCCCGGCCGCGGCAAGCTGGTCGTCGGGGTCACCGATCCCGCCGCGGCGGACGCCGTGGAGAACACCGGCGCGGTCACCACGCCGGTCTCGATCAGCGCCGCGGAACTGGATGCCGTCAAGGCCACCATCGACGCCGGGAAGGCACCGGCCGAGGTCAGCGGCTGGCGCGCCGATCCCCGCGCCGGCAGCGTGGTCATCACAGTCCAAAGTGGAGCTTCGAGCCCGGAGCTGACCGCGTTCCTGGAGAAGGCGCGCGAGGCGGGCCCGGTAACCGTGGAGACCGGGCCGAAGCCGGTCAGCTTCGCGGCCGGCACCGTCGGCGGCGATCCCTTCTACATCAACGGGAACACGCGCTGCTCGATCGGCTTCTCGGTGCACGGCGGTTTTGTCACCGCCGGTCACTGCGGGGGCGTCGGCAGCTCGGTCACCGGCTGGGACGGCTCGGCGATGGGCACCTTCAAGGGCTCTTCCTTCCCCGGCGACGACCTCGCCTACGTCGGCATCGGCCACGGCTGGTGGACCGCCCCGGTGGTGCTCGGCTGGGGCACGGTCAGCGACGCGCTGGTCCGCGGTTCGTGGGTGGCCCCGCCGGGCACCTCGGTGTGCCGCTCCGGCTCGACCACGCACTGGCACTGCGGCACCGTGCTCGCGCACAACGAGACGGTGAACTACGCCCAGGGCGCGGTGCACCAGATGACCAAGACCAGCGTCTGCGCCCAGCCAGGTGACTCCGGTGGCTCGTTCATCACCGGCGACCAGGCACAGGGCGTGACCTCCGGCGGCTGGGGCAACTGCAGCTCCGGCGGCGAGACCTGGTTCCAGCCGGTCAACGAGATCCTGCAGCGGTACGGGCTGTCACTGGTGACGGCCTGA
- a CDS encoding GNAT family N-acetyltransferase encodes MREGMRIRPAHPTDAAVVNELLHQLGYPQDDTTATANRIRNWGDNPDGAAYVADVDGELLGLIAVLACPFFERAGYWGRIVALVVSDRVRGQGIGGQLVAVAESFAASRGCVRIEVTSADRREDAHEFYRRRGYLSQTGNSSRFLRDLRGGAA; translated from the coding sequence ATGAGAGAAGGCATGCGGATACGACCGGCACACCCCACCGACGCCGCGGTCGTCAACGAGCTGCTGCACCAGCTCGGTTATCCCCAGGACGACACCACCGCGACCGCGAACCGGATCCGGAACTGGGGTGACAACCCGGACGGCGCGGCTTATGTGGCCGACGTGGACGGCGAGCTTCTCGGCCTCATCGCGGTCCTCGCTTGCCCGTTCTTCGAACGCGCGGGCTACTGGGGGCGGATCGTGGCGCTGGTCGTGTCCGATCGGGTACGCGGCCAGGGCATCGGCGGTCAGCTGGTGGCGGTGGCGGAATCGTTCGCCGCGAGCCGTGGCTGCGTGCGCATCGAGGTCACCAGCGCGGACCGCCGCGAAGACGCACACGAGTTCTACCGGCGCCGCGGCTACCTAAGCCAGACGGGGAATTCATCCCGGTTCCTGCGTGACCTCCGAGGAGGGGCGGCGTGA
- the vanX gene encoding D-Ala-D-Ala dipeptidase VanX, producing the protein MNEDFAFVDELVPGIRWDAKYATWDNFTGKPVDGYAVNRIVGTKVLCAALENVQEKAASFGFGLLIWDGYRPQRAVDCFLRWSRQPEDGLTKLRHYPHIDKAEMFEQGYVAKKSGHSRGSTVDLTLFHLATGELASMGGDHDLMDSISHHGAPGLTRIETENRQHLRYIMEACGFSSYECEWWHYTLKDEPYPDTYFDFPIE; encoded by the coding sequence ATGAACGAGGACTTCGCCTTCGTGGACGAGTTGGTGCCCGGAATACGCTGGGATGCCAAGTACGCCACCTGGGACAACTTCACCGGCAAGCCGGTGGACGGGTACGCGGTGAACCGGATCGTGGGCACGAAGGTGTTGTGCGCGGCTCTGGAGAATGTGCAGGAAAAGGCCGCGTCCTTCGGCTTCGGCTTGCTGATCTGGGACGGTTACCGCCCGCAGCGCGCGGTGGACTGCTTTCTGCGCTGGTCACGGCAGCCGGAGGACGGCCTGACGAAGCTGCGGCACTACCCGCACATCGACAAAGCCGAGATGTTCGAACAGGGGTACGTGGCCAAGAAGTCGGGACACAGCCGGGGCAGCACGGTCGACTTGACGCTTTTCCACCTGGCCACCGGGGAACTCGCGTCGATGGGCGGCGACCACGACCTGATGGATTCGATCTCACATCACGGCGCACCGGGTCTCACGCGGATCGAAACGGAAAACCGTCAGCACCTCCGTTACATCATGGAGGCCTGCGGTTTCAGTTCCTACGAGTGCGAGTGGTGGCACTACACGCTGAAGGACGAGCCCTATCCGGACACCTATTTCGACTTTCCCATCGAATAG
- a CDS encoding response regulator transcription factor, whose translation MRIVVAEDLYLLRDGIVRLVEAYGHEVVATAATGPETLDALLRWRPDVSIIDVRMPPAQSDEGLRAALAARRELPGLPVLILSQHVEQLYARELLAGGAGGIGYFLKESVFDADQFIDALHRVADGGTAMDPAVITKLFSSGTSNRRLERLTEREHSVLGLMAEGLSNQAVAQRLFLSESAISKYTTSIFGKLGITDDGNNNRRVLAVLTYLSSSAA comes from the coding sequence ATGCGAATCGTTGTAGCCGAAGACCTCTACCTCCTGCGTGACGGCATCGTCCGCCTCGTCGAGGCGTACGGGCACGAGGTGGTGGCGACGGCGGCCACCGGCCCCGAGACGCTCGACGCGCTGCTGAGGTGGCGGCCGGACGTGTCCATCATCGACGTCCGCATGCCGCCCGCCCAGTCCGACGAGGGCCTGCGCGCGGCCCTCGCCGCTCGCCGCGAGCTGCCGGGGCTACCGGTGCTGATCCTGTCCCAGCACGTCGAACAGCTGTATGCCCGCGAACTGCTGGCCGGTGGCGCCGGTGGCATCGGCTACTTCCTCAAGGAGAGCGTGTTCGACGCCGACCAGTTCATCGACGCGCTGCACCGCGTCGCCGACGGCGGGACGGCCATGGACCCCGCTGTCATCACGAAACTGTTCTCCAGCGGGACGTCGAACCGGCGACTCGAACGGCTCACCGAGCGCGAGCACTCGGTGCTCGGGCTGATGGCCGAAGGACTGTCCAACCAGGCCGTCGCCCAGCGGCTTTTCCTCAGCGAAAGCGCCATCAGCAAGTACACGACTTCGATCTTCGGCAAGCTCGGCATCACCGACGACGGCAACAACAACCGCCGCGTGCTGGCCGTGCTCACCTACCTGTCTTCGTCGGCCGCGTAG
- the vanH gene encoding D-lactate dehydrogenase VanH, which produces MGITVYGCGQDEAVLFRELAPRFGVEPTIIEDAVSEANVALATGNRCISVGHKTPITDRTLLALGQAGVKYISTRSIGCNHIDVEYARSVGISVENVAYSPDSVADYTLMLMLMAVRNAKSTIRRVDVHDYRLNGAPGKELRDLTVGIIGTGRIGGAVMDRLRGFGCRMVAYDSRPGAAVEYVSLDELLRQSDIVTLHAPLNDDTHHLMNRRRIEKMKRGAYVINTGRGSLIDTEALVTALEHGDLGGAALDVLEGEDGIFYADRRNAPIENDLWSRLQKLPNVIITPHTAYYTDHALADTVENSIVNCLNFESRKQHWI; this is translated from the coding sequence ATGGGAATCACGGTTTACGGGTGCGGGCAGGACGAGGCCGTGCTGTTCCGTGAGCTGGCGCCTCGCTTCGGTGTCGAGCCGACCATCATCGAGGACGCGGTAAGCGAAGCCAATGTGGCGCTGGCGACCGGAAACCGATGCATCAGCGTGGGTCACAAAACTCCGATCACCGATCGCACCCTGCTCGCGCTCGGTCAAGCCGGCGTGAAGTACATCTCCACGAGAAGCATCGGGTGCAACCACATTGATGTGGAATACGCGCGAAGCGTCGGAATTTCGGTGGAGAACGTCGCCTATTCGCCGGACAGTGTGGCCGACTACACCTTGATGCTGATGTTGATGGCGGTGCGGAACGCCAAATCCACCATCAGGCGCGTGGACGTCCACGATTACCGGTTGAATGGCGCACCGGGGAAAGAACTGCGCGATCTGACCGTCGGGATCATCGGCACGGGGCGCATCGGCGGAGCGGTCATGGACCGGCTCCGGGGCTTCGGCTGCCGCATGGTGGCTTACGACAGCCGCCCCGGAGCCGCCGTCGAGTACGTCTCCCTGGACGAACTGTTGCGGCAGAGCGATATCGTCACGCTCCACGCGCCGCTCAACGACGATACCCACCACCTCATGAATCGCCGCCGCATCGAGAAGATGAAGCGCGGCGCGTACGTCATCAACACCGGACGCGGTTCACTGATCGACACCGAGGCCCTGGTGACCGCGTTGGAGCATGGCGACTTGGGCGGTGCCGCACTGGATGTCCTCGAAGGGGAGGACGGGATATTCTACGCGGACCGCCGGAACGCTCCCATCGAAAACGATCTGTGGTCGCGGCTGCAGAAACTGCCGAACGTGATCATCACCCCGCACACCGCCTACTACACGGACCACGCGCTGGCCGACACGGTGGAGAACTCCATCGTCAACTGCCTGAACTTCGAAAGCAGAAAGCAGCACTGGATATGA
- a CDS encoding sensor histidine kinase, whose protein sequence is MRELGRACTGFVRAVVLMVVSLLVPALWAAAVALWLWWGGSPWSWIAPVIWAAIGTFALSRPVCRMFRSFAEKWTGTVVPGGYRQAEPVTQMATGYWWNGFSYSRTSRDAQREQRWRVWWSDPATWRDLRFTVIAPLTVGLVAAVPPAGVAVAVLGFSRSWLIGVAGLVVAVVSAPYAWRPVRPVAVRFLRPSAAMALADRVDELTAQRADTTVAQAAEIRRIERDLHDGAQGSLVALGLSLATAEKLLETDPEQAKALLREARAGAATSLAELRDLVRGISPPVLTERGLVDAVRALAMDSPLETGVDADGLPRLDPPIEAAVYFGIAELLTNAVKHAHADRARISIGRDKTRLVVVVEDNGRGGAAMRTGGGLEGLRRRLAAFDGTCEITSPAGGPTRASIVVPCESL, encoded by the coding sequence GTGAGAGAACTGGGGCGTGCCTGCACCGGGTTCGTCCGGGCGGTCGTGCTGATGGTCGTCAGCCTGCTGGTCCCGGCCCTGTGGGCGGCCGCCGTGGCGTTGTGGCTGTGGTGGGGCGGGAGTCCGTGGTCGTGGATAGCGCCGGTCATTTGGGCGGCTATCGGTACTTTTGCCCTGTCCCGTCCGGTTTGCCGAATGTTCCGCTCGTTTGCCGAGAAATGGACGGGCACCGTTGTTCCCGGCGGTTACCGGCAGGCCGAACCGGTTACGCAGATGGCCACCGGATACTGGTGGAACGGTTTTTCCTATTCCCGCACCAGCCGGGACGCCCAGCGGGAGCAGCGGTGGCGGGTCTGGTGGAGCGATCCCGCGACCTGGCGTGACCTGCGGTTCACCGTGATCGCGCCGCTCACGGTCGGGCTGGTCGCGGCCGTTCCGCCTGCCGGGGTCGCGGTGGCGGTCCTCGGGTTCAGCCGCTCCTGGCTCATCGGGGTCGCCGGCCTGGTGGTGGCGGTGGTGAGCGCGCCCTACGCCTGGCGGCCCGTCCGGCCGGTGGCCGTCCGCTTCCTGCGCCCGTCGGCGGCGATGGCGCTGGCCGACCGGGTGGACGAGCTGACCGCCCAGCGCGCGGACACCACGGTCGCGCAGGCCGCCGAGATCCGCCGGATCGAACGGGACCTGCACGACGGGGCCCAGGGCAGCCTGGTCGCGCTCGGGCTCTCGCTGGCGACCGCGGAGAAACTGCTGGAAACCGATCCTGAGCAGGCCAAGGCGCTGCTGCGGGAGGCGCGCGCGGGTGCCGCCACGTCACTGGCCGAACTCCGCGACCTGGTCCGGGGCATCAGCCCGCCGGTGCTGACCGAGCGGGGGCTCGTCGACGCCGTCCGCGCCCTCGCCATGGACAGCCCGCTCGAAACCGGCGTCGACGCCGACGGCCTGCCACGCCTGGATCCGCCGATCGAGGCCGCCGTGTACTTCGGGATCGCCGAGTTGCTGACCAACGCGGTCAAACACGCTCACGCCGACCGTGCGCGGATCTCCATCGGCAGGGACAAAACCCGCCTGGTCGTGGTGGTCGAGGACAACGGCAGGGGCGGGGCCGCCATGCGTACCGGCGGTGGGCTCGAGGGACTCCGCCGTCGCCTCGCCGCCTTCGACGGCACGTGCGAGATCACCAGCCCGGCAGGCGGCCCGACCCGTGCGAGCATTGTGGTGCCATGCGAATCGTTGTAG
- the vanA gene encoding D-alanine--(R)-lactate ligase: MRIGIVFGGISEEHPVSVKSAREVAKHLDADKYEPFWIGITTSGTWLLCDSPDAGWEGTGRPVVLSPDRGVQGLLVLDQGKFDTIGLDVVLPVLHGKLGEDGAMQGLLELSGIPYVGCDVQSSAVCMDKSLAYVVTAGAGIPTPNFWIVPAEGNIDPGVLTYPVFVKPARSGSSFGVSKVSREEELPAAVETARQYDSKVLIEEAVVGSEVGCAILGNELELIAGEVDQISLSHGFFKIHQESNPESGSENSTITVPADLPAETRSLVQETAKDIYRALGCSGLARVDMFLTEDGTVMLNEVNTFPGMTSYSRYPRMMAAAGMPFTEMIDRMVTLTLTGKLQ; the protein is encoded by the coding sequence ATGAGAATCGGAATTGTTTTCGGGGGGATTTCCGAGGAGCACCCCGTCTCCGTCAAGTCCGCGCGGGAGGTCGCCAAGCACCTCGACGCCGACAAGTACGAACCGTTCTGGATCGGGATCACGACGAGCGGCACCTGGCTGCTCTGCGACAGCCCCGACGCGGGCTGGGAGGGAACCGGCCGCCCGGTCGTGCTGTCACCGGACCGCGGTGTCCAGGGATTGCTCGTCCTGGACCAGGGGAAGTTCGACACGATCGGCCTGGACGTCGTGCTGCCCGTCCTGCACGGCAAGCTCGGCGAGGACGGTGCGATGCAGGGCCTGCTGGAACTCTCCGGCATCCCCTACGTCGGCTGCGACGTCCAGAGTTCCGCGGTGTGCATGGACAAGTCACTCGCTTACGTCGTCACCGCCGGCGCGGGAATCCCGACGCCGAACTTCTGGATCGTCCCGGCGGAGGGGAACATCGATCCCGGCGTGCTCACCTATCCCGTTTTTGTCAAGCCGGCCCGGTCGGGTTCGTCGTTCGGCGTCAGCAAGGTGTCCCGCGAAGAGGAACTGCCGGCCGCGGTGGAGACCGCACGGCAGTACGACTCGAAGGTGCTGATCGAAGAGGCCGTCGTCGGCAGCGAGGTCGGGTGCGCCATCCTGGGGAACGAGCTGGAGCTGATCGCCGGTGAGGTGGACCAGATCTCGCTGTCCCACGGGTTCTTCAAGATCCACCAGGAGAGCAATCCGGAAAGCGGCTCGGAGAACTCGACGATCACCGTTCCGGCGGACCTTCCGGCCGAGACCCGATCGCTCGTCCAGGAGACGGCGAAGGACATCTACCGGGCACTGGGGTGCTCGGGGCTGGCACGGGTGGACATGTTCCTGACCGAGGACGGCACGGTGATGCTCAACGAGGTCAACACCTTTCCCGGGATGACCTCCTACAGCCGTTATCCGAGGATGATGGCGGCTGCCGGAATGCCGTTCACCGAAATGATCGACCGGATGGTCACGCTGACGTTGACGGGGAAACTCCAATGA
- a CDS encoding glycosyltransferase, with protein MTAPRVVVVGGHSAGHIEPAMNFADALRRLEPAAEITALGTVRGLDTKLVPARGYPLELIPPVPLPRRLNRALLSTPARLRDSVLAAGAVLDRVRAEVVVGFGGYVAAPAYLAARRRGLPIVVHEANVLPGVANRLAARLTTHVFTAAPGVRLARATAIGIPLRPAITGLDRPALRDAARRRFGLRSDGPVLMVTGGSQGAKAINAAVSGAAPALRAAGVQVLHITGPQHVVEVPDGDPPYVVVPYVDEMQYAYAAADFAICRSGAMTCAELAAVGLPAAYVPLPLRGGEQRLNAEPVVAAGGALLVEDADLDPAWIETTLLPVLTDPARLAAMSAKASAAGMPDADVVLARHVLTAVAERRGLSSRRVTGP; from the coding sequence GTGACGGCACCGCGCGTCGTTGTGGTCGGCGGCCATTCGGCCGGGCACATCGAGCCCGCGATGAACTTCGCGGACGCGCTGCGCCGGCTCGAGCCCGCGGCCGAGATCACCGCTCTCGGCACCGTCCGCGGCCTGGACACCAAGCTCGTCCCGGCCCGCGGTTATCCACTCGAACTCATCCCGCCGGTGCCGCTGCCGCGCAGGCTGAACCGGGCCCTGCTGAGCACCCCGGCCAGGTTGCGTGACTCGGTGCTGGCGGCCGGTGCGGTGCTCGACCGCGTGCGGGCCGAGGTCGTGGTCGGTTTCGGCGGCTACGTGGCGGCGCCCGCCTACCTGGCCGCCCGCCGGCGGGGCCTGCCGATCGTGGTCCACGAGGCGAACGTCCTGCCCGGGGTGGCCAACCGGCTGGCGGCCCGGCTGACCACGCACGTGTTCACCGCCGCGCCGGGCGTCCGGCTGGCTCGCGCCACCGCCATCGGGATCCCGCTGCGCCCGGCGATCACCGGGCTCGACCGGCCCGCGCTGCGTGACGCGGCCCGGCGGCGGTTCGGCCTGCGATCCGACGGCCCGGTGCTGATGGTCACCGGCGGTTCGCAGGGCGCGAAGGCGATCAACGCCGCGGTGTCCGGCGCGGCCCCGGCGTTGCGCGCGGCCGGCGTGCAGGTGCTGCACATCACCGGACCGCAGCACGTGGTCGAGGTGCCGGACGGTGATCCGCCCTACGTTGTCGTCCCCTACGTCGACGAGATGCAGTACGCCTACGCCGCGGCCGACTTCGCGATCTGCCGGTCGGGGGCGATGACGTGCGCCGAACTGGCCGCTGTCGGCCTGCCCGCCGCGTACGTCCCGCTGCCGCTGCGCGGCGGTGAGCAGCGGCTGAACGCCGAGCCGGTGGTCGCGGCGGGCGGGGCGCTGCTCGTCGAGGACGCCGACCTCGACCCGGCCTGGATCGAGACCACCCTGCTCCCGGTGCTCACCGATCCGGCGCGGCTCGCGGCGATGTCGGCCAAGGCGTCGGCCGCCGGCATGCCTGACGCGGACGTCGTCCTGGCCCGGCACGTACTCACCGCGGTCGCCGAGCGGCGTGGGCTCAGCTCGCGGCGGGTAACCGGACCGTGA